One window of the Ureibacillus sp. FSL W7-1570 genome contains the following:
- a CDS encoding cation acetate symporter: MNLVTVIFFLGIVGLTLVVTYVAAKRTSSASDFYTAGGGLKGWQNGLAIAGDYLSAAAFLGVSGAIALTGFDGFFFSVGYVVANLVLLYIIAEPMRNLGRYTLADMLTARFTEKRIRGIAATSTITIVILYMIAQLVGAGALIKLLFGIDYWLAVIIVGVMMTTYVLFGGMTATSWVQIIKACLLLFGTTILAFLVFWKFDFSLMKMFDTISTQHGDQFLVPGIKYTSMIDSVSMMMALVLGTSGLPHILMRFFTVKDAKTARTSISWTTWITAIFFSLTIFLGFGAMHFVGIDVIKAENAAGNTAAPLLAEYLGGNILLSFVAAVAFATILAVVSGLVLTGASAISHDIYGEIIKDGKLTEKQQVLAARIGSISIAVISIILALFAQSLNVSFLVSFAFCIGASANLPVILYTIYWKRFNSNGVIAAMATGLISCLVLGALGPNVWSPVEGAAIFVGDPLVPLSVPAIITIPLGFIAGYLGTVLTSNKAEDAEKIYNEIRVKANTGVAVSEVSHH; encoded by the coding sequence ATGAATTTAGTGACAGTAATATTCTTCTTGGGAATTGTAGGTTTGACATTGGTCGTAACGTATGTTGCCGCCAAACGCACATCTTCGGCCAGTGATTTCTATACAGCCGGCGGCGGATTAAAAGGTTGGCAAAACGGGCTAGCCATTGCCGGTGACTATTTATCGGCAGCTGCGTTTTTAGGGGTATCCGGTGCGATTGCGCTAACCGGATTCGATGGATTCTTCTTCTCTGTCGGGTATGTTGTAGCAAACTTGGTGCTTCTTTACATTATTGCTGAACCAATGCGCAATCTGGGACGTTACACATTGGCGGACATGTTGACTGCCCGTTTCACGGAAAAGCGCATCCGCGGCATCGCAGCGACTTCCACGATTACAATCGTTATCCTTTATATGATTGCCCAACTTGTTGGTGCAGGGGCTCTCATTAAATTATTGTTCGGCATTGATTATTGGTTGGCCGTGATTATCGTCGGCGTCATGATGACAACATACGTATTGTTTGGCGGAATGACTGCCACTTCCTGGGTGCAAATTATCAAAGCCTGCCTGTTATTGTTCGGTACAACAATATTGGCATTCTTAGTATTCTGGAAATTTGATTTTAGTTTAATGAAAATGTTTGACACCATCTCCACTCAACACGGGGATCAATTCTTAGTTCCGGGAATCAAATATACTTCCATGATCGATTCTGTATCGATGATGATGGCGTTGGTATTGGGAACATCCGGCCTGCCGCATATTTTAATGAGATTCTTTACGGTAAAAGATGCGAAAACGGCCCGCACGTCCATTTCTTGGACAACTTGGATTACGGCCATTTTCTTCTCATTGACAATTTTCTTGGGATTCGGTGCAATGCACTTTGTCGGTATTGACGTGATCAAGGCGGAAAACGCCGCCGGAAATACGGCAGCTCCACTATTGGCGGAATATTTGGGCGGCAACATTCTATTATCATTCGTTGCAGCCGTTGCATTCGCCACAATTTTGGCGGTAGTGTCCGGGTTGGTATTGACTGGCGCTTCTGCAATTTCCCATGATATTTATGGAGAAATTATCAAAGACGGAAAATTGACTGAGAAACAACAAGTATTGGCAGCCCGTATCGGTTCCATTTCAATTGCCGTGATTTCAATCATTTTGGCGCTGTTTGCCCAAAGCTTAAACGTTTCATTCCTTGTGTCATTTGCTTTCTGCATTGGCGCATCAGCCAACTTGCCGGTGATTTTATATACAATCTACTGGAAAAGATTCAATTCAAACGGGGTTATTGCTGCAATGGCAACAGGTTTGATTTCCTGCTTGGTATTGGGGGCATTGGGACCAAACGTATGGAGCCCAGTGGAAGGCGCGGCAATTTTTGTCGGCGATCCATTAGTTCCTCTTTCAGTTCCAGCCATCATTACTATTCCTTTAGGCTTTATCGCTGGATATTTGGGTACTGTACTCACTTCAAATAAAGCGGAAGACGCCGAAAAAATCTACAATGAAATCCGCGTTAAAGCGAATACCGGCGTTGCAGTATCCGAAGTATCACATCATTAA
- a CDS encoding DUF485 domain-containing protein — MDSFNKFVRKKNAFLFGTTGIFLFLYILLPILAFTPVLQQKWIGNITGVWVYSAGLFVMTVVLCALYTKMAPKFDQIAADVLREYEQGGAE; from the coding sequence ATGGATTCTTTCAACAAGTTTGTAAGAAAGAAAAACGCCTTTTTATTCGGTACAACTGGGATATTTTTGTTCCTCTACATCTTATTGCCAATTTTAGCGTTCACACCTGTATTACAACAGAAGTGGATTGGCAACATTACTGGTGTTTGGGTTTATTCTGCCGGCCTTTTCGTCATGACAGTGGTGCTTTGCGCTTTATATACAAAAATGGCACCAAAATTCGATCAAATCGCTGCTGATGTTTTACGCGAATATGAACAAGGTGGTGCAGAGTAA
- the bshB2 gene encoding bacillithiol biosynthesis deacetylase BshB2 has product MTLKPQRHILMVFPHPDDESFSSAGLIRLHRNMGVPVTYACLTLGEMGRNLGNPPFATRESLPEIRRKELKKACEAMGIEDLRMMGFRDKTVEFEDDEKMVKLVQELIEELNPSLIITFLPNYSVHPDHEATGRAVVEAVRRMPKSERPVVYGVAFANNTVAEIGEPDVVIDVSSVKEDKLKALQAHASQTAWMIEENQKRVDEGQPLSDSWFHYEKFYTVTFDEE; this is encoded by the coding sequence ATGACTTTAAAACCTCAACGCCATATTTTAATGGTCTTTCCGCACCCGGATGATGAATCTTTCTCATCGGCCGGTCTTATCCGACTACACCGAAATATGGGAGTTCCGGTTACATATGCCTGCTTAACGTTGGGAGAAATGGGACGCAATCTGGGGAATCCTCCCTTCGCCACCCGTGAATCGTTGCCGGAAATTCGCCGCAAAGAGCTGAAAAAAGCCTGTGAAGCAATGGGCATTGAAGATTTACGGATGATGGGTTTCCGCGATAAAACTGTGGAATTTGAAGACGATGAAAAAATGGTGAAGCTCGTTCAAGAATTAATTGAGGAACTGAATCCTTCTCTCATCATCACATTCTTGCCGAATTACAGCGTTCATCCGGATCATGAAGCGACTGGCCGGGCCGTTGTCGAAGCGGTGCGCCGCATGCCGAAGAGTGAGCGTCCGGTTGTTTACGGCGTGGCCTTTGCAAACAACACCGTTGCCGAAATTGGAGAACCCGATGTCGTCATTGATGTTTCAAGCGTCAAAGAGGATAAATTGAAAGCGTTGCAAGCCCATGCTTCCCAAACGGCATGGATGATCGAAGAGAACCAAAAACGAGTGGATGAAGGCCAGCCGTTAAGTGATAGCTGGTTCCATTACGAAAAGTTTTATACGGTTACATTTGACGAAGAGTAA
- a CDS encoding YojF family protein produces the protein MKEVDVQELQKIIDSFANKDVYIHLETTNGSYATHYNEQFFNASAFIRNAKIRYEHGKVIDDNPHRIGLKLENGWVYAQGITHYELDEQGRLLMAGLNQEGKLAIALEISETPFA, from the coding sequence GTGAAAGAAGTAGATGTGCAAGAGCTTCAAAAGATCATTGATTCTTTTGCAAACAAAGACGTCTATATACACCTGGAAACAACCAACGGCTCATATGCCACCCATTACAATGAACAATTTTTCAACGCGAGCGCATTCATCCGCAATGCGAAAATCCGATATGAGCATGGTAAAGTCATCGATGACAATCCCCACCGAATTGGATTGAAATTGGAAAATGGATGGGTTTATGCGCAAGGGATCACCCATTATGAATTAGATGAACAAGGACGGTTATTAATGGCCGGTTTAAATCAGGAAGGAAAATTGGCCATCGCACTGGAAATCAGTGAAACGCCATTTGCTTAA
- the thiD gene encoding bifunctional hydroxymethylpyrimidine kinase/phosphomethylpyrimidine kinase encodes MSLKKTLTIAGSDASGGAGTHADLKTFQEYGTYGMQALTCIATMDPDQGWKHSVYTIPIDVLKDQLKTAISTGIDALKTGMLPNEEVIQVAAEGIQASGTNNVVIDPVMVCKGEDEVLNPGNVDAMIRYLLPLALVTTPNLFEAGQLAGMKTPKTIDEMKTAAEKIHALGAKNVVIKGGRSLGTEKALDLFFDGNKFYALETDPIATSYNHGAGCTFAASITANLANGLSVKDAVVASKAFVSAAIQHGWKLNQYVGPVMHGAKNVYGAPTVTIQEI; translated from the coding sequence TTGTCATTGAAAAAAACGTTAACGATCGCCGGGTCTGACGCATCAGGCGGTGCAGGAACCCACGCCGATTTAAAAACTTTCCAGGAATACGGCACTTACGGTATGCAGGCTTTAACATGCATCGCCACAATGGATCCGGACCAAGGCTGGAAACATAGCGTTTATACCATACCGATAGACGTGTTAAAAGACCAATTAAAAACTGCGATTTCCACGGGCATTGATGCCTTGAAAACCGGAATGCTTCCAAATGAGGAAGTGATCCAGGTTGCCGCAGAAGGGATTCAGGCATCCGGAACAAACAATGTAGTCATCGATCCGGTCATGGTCTGCAAAGGCGAAGATGAAGTTTTGAATCCGGGCAATGTGGACGCAATGATTCGGTATCTTCTCCCCCTCGCTTTGGTAACCACGCCAAATCTTTTTGAGGCGGGACAATTGGCCGGTATGAAAACGCCAAAAACCATTGATGAAATGAAAACGGCCGCGGAAAAAATCCATGCATTGGGCGCAAAAAATGTGGTAATCAAAGGCGGCCGCTCCCTCGGTACAGAAAAAGCGCTCGATTTATTCTTTGATGGAAACAAGTTTTATGCATTGGAAACAGATCCGATAGCCACAAGTTATAATCATGGCGCAGGCTGCACCTTTGCGGCAAGCATTACTGCCAATTTGGCAAACGGTTTATCTGTAAAAGATGCGGTTGTCGCTTCCAAAGCGTTCGTTTCTGCAGCCATCCAACACGGCTGGAAATTGAATCAATACGTTGGACCGGTCATGCACGGGGCAAAAAACGTATACGGCGCTCCAACGGTGACCATCCAGGAAATCTGA
- a CDS encoding uracil-DNA glycosylase, translated as MKKVFDNDWQEILQEEFEKPYYQNLRKFIAKEYSTNIVYPPIDEVMSAFYTVPYKEVKVVILGQDPYHGPGQAHGMCFSVKPGVPHPPSLRNIFIELQHDLGCPIPKDGYLMKWAKQGVFLLNTVLTVRQGQANSHQGMGWEQFTDAVIEKLAQREDPIVFVLWGRPAQMKRAIIEKNGSHHTILQAPHPSPLSAHRGFFGSRPFSKINAQLIAWGKEPIDWCLE; from the coding sequence ATGAAGAAAGTTTTCGACAATGATTGGCAGGAGATATTGCAGGAGGAATTTGAAAAGCCCTACTATCAAAATTTGCGGAAATTCATTGCCAAAGAATACAGTACAAACATCGTGTACCCGCCCATTGATGAAGTGATGAGCGCCTTTTACACCGTTCCATACAAAGAGGTGAAAGTGGTGATTCTGGGTCAGGATCCTTACCACGGCCCCGGACAAGCGCACGGCATGTGCTTTTCCGTAAAGCCGGGGGTGCCGCATCCGCCGAGCCTTCGAAATATTTTCATCGAATTGCAACATGATTTGGGATGTCCCATTCCAAAAGATGGGTATTTGATGAAATGGGCGAAGCAAGGGGTGTTCCTGTTAAACACGGTTCTTACCGTAAGACAAGGGCAGGCCAATTCCCATCAAGGGATGGGTTGGGAGCAATTCACCGATGCGGTCATTGAAAAATTGGCACAAAGGGAAGATCCGATTGTCTTTGTTTTATGGGGAAGACCTGCGCAAATGAAAAGGGCCATTATCGAAAAGAACGGTTCCCACCACACCATTTTGCAAGCGCCCCATCCAAGTCCGTTAAGCGCCCATCGCGGGTTTTTCGGGAGCAGACCTTTCTCGAAAATCAATGCCCAACTCATCGCCTGGGGCAAGGAACCGATTGACTGGTGTTTGGAGTAA
- a CDS encoding uracil-DNA glycosylase has protein sequence MKVDCFKCKFFKVTWDPNHPRGCAAYQFKTRQLPSVVVKQSSGTDCLKFEPKEFKGGRK, from the coding sequence ATGAAAGTTGACTGTTTTAAATGCAAATTTTTCAAAGTAACGTGGGATCCTAATCATCCCCGTGGCTGCGCAGCGTATCAATTTAAGACGAGGCAGCTTCCATCCGTTGTCGTTAAACAATCTTCCGGAACGGATTGTTTAAAATTTGAACCGAAAGAATTCAAAGGGGGGAGAAAATGA
- a CDS encoding YwdI family protein, translated as MISYKRLFGEIERYALKARETENEQELRELLIAVRALCDVALNEPKHPAVTEQGQPQLYATGGNRLLPSRKIEDEDANGDSIFDF; from the coding sequence ATGATTTCCTATAAAAGATTGTTCGGGGAAATTGAACGGTATGCTTTAAAAGCGAGAGAAACGGAAAATGAACAGGAACTTCGGGAATTGTTGATCGCCGTTCGCGCATTATGTGATGTGGCGTTGAATGAACCGAAACATCCGGCGGTGACAGAACAGGGCCAACCCCAACTGTATGCAACAGGCGGAAATCGTCTTCTCCCTTCAAGGAAAATAGAGGACGAGGATGCGAATGGGGATTCGATTTTTGATTTTTAA
- a CDS encoding DUF423 domain-containing protein: protein MKGSIITGAVFGFLAVALGAFGAHALKGVLDAYGESIWDTAVQYQMFHAAGIILVGILMHPRLIGDTSPLKWSFLAMTFGILFFSGSLYVLAVSGISVLGAITPIGGVLFLIGWTLVIVGVAKSRIY, encoded by the coding sequence ATGAAAGGTTCCATCATTACAGGTGCGGTTTTCGGTTTTCTGGCTGTCGCATTGGGGGCATTTGGCGCCCATGCATTAAAAGGTGTTTTGGATGCATATGGGGAGTCAATTTGGGATACGGCAGTCCAATATCAAATGTTTCACGCGGCAGGAATCATTCTGGTCGGCATTTTAATGCATCCAAGATTAATCGGTGATACATCTCCGTTAAAATGGTCATTTCTCGCAATGACTTTCGGGATTCTATTCTTCTCAGGCAGCTTATACGTTTTGGCTGTGAGCGGCATCAGTGTATTGGGCGCAATCACGCCAATCGGTGGAGTGCTGTTTTTGATCGGATGGACATTGGTGATCGTCGGCGTTGCAAAAAGCCGAATCTATTAA
- a CDS encoding M20 family metallopeptidase, translated as MDSLLLALDKYYEEMVSIRRYLHANPELSFEEVNTPKYIANFHRELGLEVREGVGGRGVVAVLRGGKPGKTVALRADFDALPIQEENDIPYKSKVDGVMHACGHDGHTATLLILAKALYEMRESICGNVVFIHQFAEEVLPGGAKPMIEDGCLDGVDVIFGTHLWAPTPLGEIHVKNGAIMAAPDMFEVTIQGKGGHGAEPHNAVDAIVLGAQYVSQVQTIVSRRISPLKHAVVTVGQFEAGKAYNIIAEKATMKGTVRTFDEDVRIQIEKELESLAKSICDGANATYEFTYTRGYPPVVNHPEETALLADVAMDVPEVKEVKECVPLMVGEDFAYYLQKVPGTFFITGAKHPDWETAYPHHHPKFNFDERAMLIAAKTMGLATLKYLETFCNK; from the coding sequence TTGGACAGTCTATTGTTGGCATTGGACAAGTATTATGAGGAAATGGTTTCCATTCGGAGATATTTGCATGCAAATCCGGAGCTATCTTTTGAAGAAGTGAATACGCCAAAATATATTGCGAACTTTCATAGAGAACTGGGTCTTGAGGTTCGTGAAGGAGTAGGCGGAAGAGGCGTGGTGGCCGTTTTGCGCGGAGGAAAGCCGGGAAAAACGGTGGCGTTGCGTGCGGACTTTGATGCATTGCCGATCCAAGAGGAAAACGACATCCCTTATAAATCCAAAGTGGACGGCGTTATGCATGCATGCGGCCATGACGGACATACAGCCACTTTGCTGATCTTGGCGAAAGCCCTTTATGAAATGAGGGAATCCATCTGCGGGAATGTGGTGTTTATCCACCAGTTTGCGGAAGAAGTGTTGCCGGGCGGTGCCAAACCGATGATCGAAGACGGCTGTTTGGATGGGGTGGATGTGATTTTTGGAACCCATCTTTGGGCTCCAACGCCATTAGGGGAGATTCATGTAAAGAATGGTGCGATCATGGCGGCTCCGGACATGTTTGAAGTGACGATTCAAGGAAAAGGCGGGCATGGCGCAGAGCCCCACAATGCCGTTGACGCGATTGTCCTCGGTGCGCAGTACGTCAGCCAAGTGCAAACCATTGTTTCGCGAAGAATCAGCCCTTTGAAACATGCGGTGGTCACTGTGGGACAATTCGAAGCGGGAAAAGCCTACAACATCATCGCGGAAAAAGCGACAATGAAGGGAACTGTCCGGACATTCGATGAAGATGTAAGAATCCAAATCGAAAAGGAACTTGAATCCCTGGCAAAGTCCATTTGTGACGGCGCCAATGCGACTTATGAATTTACATATACGAGAGGTTACCCACCGGTGGTCAACCATCCGGAAGAAACGGCATTGCTTGCGGATGTTGCAATGGATGTGCCTGAAGTGAAAGAAGTGAAAGAATGCGTCCCGCTCATGGTAGGAGAGGATTTTGCCTATTATCTGCAAAAGGTGCCGGGCACTTTCTTCATCACCGGGGCCAAACATCCGGATTGGGAAACGGCCTATCCGCATCACCATCCAAAGTTTAATTTTGATGAAAGAGCGATGTTGATTGCTGCAAAGACGATGGGACTGGCAACTTTGAAATATTTAGAAACTTTTTGTAATAAATGA
- a CDS encoding methyl-accepting chemotaxis protein — translation MSIGGKMNVAFYSLMGLLCISMIVSFINFQRIDRQVDVALNERVTAIQEISSVRYQVAQLDKSVTKYMLIEDNDDYEMVNTYMQLIDQQIESLEKLAVTDTMKGYINELKQSKDNFEQEFSKVAERVKNGETLSEHENIQIISQNLIDTTDKMIEYQTGQLEDIKKGANRAISSSNITAVIVLIASLMVSFVLVYFVRKTITLPLRKVVDAVKVVSSGDLTEENLKVISKDEIGQLSEAFNAMKNNLKSLIRNVQQNAEQLSAAAQQLSASTEEISASAEEMTRRVNSTAEVAQTNSQAANDSARAMDETAIGVQKIAESTQVLHSTSLETSDMASHGGEIIRHAEKQMDTINQSTNLVNELVQKLSKQTEEIENISRVIAEITDQTNLLALNAAIEAARAGEHGKGFAVVAEEVRKLAEESKESASQITDLTVEIKRDTENVEKAVSDSLNSVEDGVKVITEAGQSFADIVKAIEKMKWQIEEISATSEQISASAEEVSAAVNEISNASTESASEIQMVAANIEEQTTTIEQVNKVAAELNENAQNLQMEIRKFRL, via the coding sequence ATGAGCATCGGGGGAAAAATGAATGTTGCTTTTTATTCATTGATGGGACTTTTATGTATATCGATGATTGTCAGTTTTATCAATTTTCAAAGAATCGATCGCCAAGTGGATGTGGCGCTGAATGAGCGGGTGACGGCAATCCAGGAAATATCATCCGTGCGCTACCAAGTGGCCCAGCTGGATAAATCCGTAACAAAATACATGCTAATAGAAGATAATGATGATTATGAAATGGTCAATACATATATGCAGCTGATCGATCAGCAAATCGAGTCGCTTGAAAAATTGGCGGTAACCGATACAATGAAGGGCTATATCAATGAATTGAAACAATCCAAAGACAATTTTGAACAAGAATTCTCCAAAGTGGCTGAAAGAGTGAAAAATGGGGAAACATTATCGGAACATGAAAATATTCAAATCATCAGCCAAAATCTGATTGATACAACAGACAAAATGATCGAATATCAAACAGGCCAATTGGAAGATATCAAGAAAGGGGCAAATAGGGCGATTTCCTCATCCAACATTACGGCGGTAATCGTGTTAATAGCCAGCTTAATGGTCAGCTTTGTTTTAGTTTATTTCGTTAGGAAAACGATTACATTGCCTTTGAGAAAAGTGGTGGATGCGGTAAAGGTGGTTTCTTCCGGCGATTTGACGGAAGAGAATTTGAAAGTGATCTCCAAAGATGAAATCGGCCAGCTTTCGGAAGCTTTCAATGCAATGAAAAATAACTTGAAATCGCTTATTCGAAATGTGCAGCAAAATGCGGAACAATTAAGTGCAGCCGCTCAACAGCTTTCCGCAAGCACGGAGGAAATTTCCGCTTCTGCCGAAGAAATGACTCGCCGGGTAAATTCCACAGCGGAAGTGGCCCAAACGAATTCCCAAGCGGCCAATGATTCGGCCCGTGCGATGGATGAAACGGCGATCGGCGTGCAAAAAATCGCGGAATCCACTCAAGTGCTGCATTCCACTTCATTGGAAACAAGCGATATGGCTTCCCATGGTGGAGAGATTATCCGTCATGCGGAAAAACAAATGGACACCATTAACCAGTCTACAAATCTTGTGAATGAATTGGTTCAAAAATTGAGCAAACAGACGGAAGAAATCGAAAATATTTCAAGAGTGATTGCAGAAATCACCGATCAAACGAACTTGCTGGCATTGAATGCGGCCATTGAAGCGGCCCGTGCCGGTGAACATGGGAAAGGATTTGCCGTTGTGGCTGAAGAAGTCCGCAAACTGGCAGAGGAATCAAAAGAATCTGCAAGCCAAATTACCGATTTGACGGTAGAAATCAAGCGGGATACAGAAAATGTGGAAAAAGCGGTATCCGATTCCTTGAATTCGGTGGAAGACGGTGTAAAAGTCATTACAGAAGCAGGACAATCTTTTGCTGATATAGTGAAGGCCATCGAAAAAATGAAATGGCAGATTGAGGAAATCTCTGCCACAAGCGAACAAATTTCTGCAAGTGCAGAGGAAGTTTCAGCGGCGGTCAATGAAATTTCGAACGCTTCTACAGAATCCGCAAGCGAAATTCAAATGGTTGCGGCCAATATTGAAGAACAAACTACGACAATCGAACAGGTGAATAAAGTGGCTGCGGAATTGAACGAAAATGCCCAAAATCTGCAGATGGAAATCCGGAAATTCCGCTTATAA
- a CDS encoding spore coat protein GerQ — protein MTYYYWGPGASGNQYYQQPFFGQGQVQQTPLSAQSGNVMTPSGTVVPSTGRQTEESYIENILRENIGVPGTFYFTFPSSETLPGETRGNVLRVRGTVLQAGRDHAVIREESTNHVYLLPMIYFDYARFDEGFRYINSARPRSQR, from the coding sequence TTGACTTATTATTATTGGGGTCCCGGTGCGTCGGGAAATCAATATTATCAACAACCGTTTTTCGGTCAAGGGCAAGTGCAACAAACGCCGCTTTCTGCCCAAAGCGGAAACGTCATGACACCTTCCGGAACTGTAGTACCTTCCACTGGACGACAAACGGAAGAATCGTATATCGAGAACATTTTACGCGAAAATATCGGCGTGCCCGGCACATTCTATTTCACATTTCCATCTTCGGAAACGTTACCGGGAGAAACCCGCGGAAATGTACTCCGGGTTCGCGGTACCGTATTGCAAGCGGGCCGAGATCATGCGGTAATTCGTGAAGAAAGTACAAATCACGTTTATTTATTACCGATGATTTATTTCGATTATGCCCGATTCGATGAAGGGTTCAGATATATTAATTCAGCCCGGCCAAGATCCCAGCGATAA
- a CDS encoding cell wall hydrolase, translated as MAVIAANEAHVALLARLMRAEAEGDGDLGMLLVGNVGVNRVRADCLDFKQIRSIEDMVYQSPGGFEAVQKSYFYQRARPQDIALARRVINGERFVPADRALWFFKPEGSCPAQWYGQWNSGRFKSHCFFAPAEGACPGI; from the coding sequence ATCGCTGTTATTGCCGCTAACGAAGCACATGTTGCCTTACTTGCCCGATTGATGCGGGCGGAAGCGGAAGGCGATGGAGACCTTGGCATGCTGTTGGTCGGAAATGTCGGCGTCAATCGCGTAAGAGCAGACTGTCTGGATTTCAAACAGATACGCAGCATCGAAGATATGGTGTATCAAAGTCCTGGTGGCTTTGAAGCCGTACAAAAAAGCTATTTTTATCAGCGGGCGCGTCCACAAGATATTGCGTTGGCGCGCAGAGTCATCAACGGTGAACGCTTTGTTCCTGCCGACAGAGCCCTTTGGTTTTTCAAGCCTGAAGGAAGCTGCCCTGCCCAGTGGTATGGACAATGGAATTCCGGCCGATTCAAATCCCATTGTTTCTTTGCACCTGCTGAAGGTGCTTGTCCAGGCATCTAA
- the hemQ gene encoding hydrogen peroxide-dependent heme synthase, with protein sequence MSEAAFTLDGWYCLHDYRAMDWTSWKLLSEEERQAALEEFYQYLDKLEQVHEAKTGSHAFYSTIGQKADFMFMILRETPDEIHELETEFNKLKIADYTIPTYTYFSVVELSNYLANGSNEDPYQNPYIRSRLYPELPRTKYICFYPMNKRRLLDDNWYMLPMSQRRELMRSHGEIGRKYAGKVKQIITGSTGLDDHEWGVTLFSDDMLQFKKIVYEMRFDEASARFGEFGEFLVGTLLDKEKFAKLVKVQ encoded by the coding sequence ATGAGCGAAGCAGCATTTACTTTAGACGGCTGGTACTGCCTGCATGATTATCGTGCGATGGACTGGACTTCCTGGAAACTGCTTTCTGAAGAAGAAAGACAAGCCGCATTGGAAGAATTTTATCAATATCTTGATAAATTGGAACAAGTACACGAAGCAAAAACCGGTTCCCACGCCTTCTATTCCACAATTGGCCAAAAAGCGGATTTCATGTTCATGATTCTCCGCGAAACGCCAGATGAAATTCACGAATTGGAAACGGAATTCAACAAATTAAAAATTGCCGATTATACAATTCCGACATATACTTATTTCTCGGTGGTGGAGCTTTCAAACTATTTAGCAAACGGTTCCAACGAGGATCCTTATCAAAATCCTTATATCCGTTCCCGTCTATATCCTGAACTGCCACGAACAAAATATATCTGCTTCTATCCAATGAACAAACGACGTCTATTGGATGACAACTGGTATATGTTGCCGATGAGTCAGCGCCGCGAGTTGATGCGCTCCCATGGCGAAATTGGCCGCAAATATGCAGGTAAAGTAAAACAAATAATCACAGGCTCTACCGGTTTGGACGACCATGAATGGGGCGTAACACTCTTCTCTGACGATATGCTACAATTTAAGAAAATTGTGTATGAAATGCGTTTTGATGAAGCTTCCGCCCGCTTCGGGGAGTTTGGTGAATTCCTTGTAGGTACTTTATTGGATAAAGAAAAATTCGCTAAACTTGTGAAAGTTCAATAA